In one window of Paraflavitalea soli DNA:
- a CDS encoding heme ABC transporter ATP-binding protein yields MAQKNILNKLSFVLRPGEVTVVLGQNGAGKSTLLKILSGEQKPTEGKVLLGQDDLHRLSFQQLAHKRAVLSQQYATNLPFVCEEIVMMGRYPHFSNKPAAIDKEIVHQCMEEMQVSPFAGRSYQTLSGGEQQRVQMARVLAQLKEHNLHSHKKVLLLDEPTASMDCLYQQLCLSKAKELARKGYTVSVILHDLNLAAQFADTILLLKQGRLVTMGSVREVLQPAFIAQAYDMEVNVLEYEEYDFPILVPAAHKRKTVLIRSVNQ; encoded by the coding sequence GTGGCGCAGAAGAATATTCTGAACAAGCTGTCCTTTGTCCTCCGGCCCGGTGAAGTAACCGTGGTACTGGGACAAAACGGTGCCGGCAAATCTACCCTGCTTAAAATATTGTCCGGTGAACAAAAGCCCACAGAAGGCAAGGTATTACTCGGTCAGGATGATCTCCACCGCTTGTCCTTTCAGCAATTGGCCCACAAGCGTGCTGTCCTGTCCCAGCAATATGCCACCAACCTGCCCTTTGTCTGTGAAGAGATCGTCATGATGGGTCGTTATCCCCATTTCAGCAATAAGCCCGCTGCCATTGATAAAGAAATTGTTCACCAGTGCATGGAAGAAATGCAGGTGAGCCCTTTTGCAGGCCGCTCTTATCAAACCCTTTCCGGGGGCGAACAACAACGGGTGCAGATGGCCCGTGTATTGGCCCAGCTAAAAGAACACAACCTCCATAGCCATAAGAAGGTCCTGCTGCTGGATGAACCAACTGCCAGCATGGATTGCCTCTACCAGCAATTGTGCCTGAGCAAAGCGAAAGAACTGGCCCGTAAAGGATATACCGTATCGGTCATCCTGCACGACCTCAACCTGGCAGCCCAGTTTGCCGATACCATCCTCCTCCTTAAGCAGGGAAGGCTGGTCACCATGGGCTCCGTGCGCGAAGTGCTGCAACCGGCTTTCATTGCCCAAGCCTATGACATGGAAGTGAATGTGCTGGAATACGAGGAGTATGATTTCCCCATCCTCGTTCCTGCAGCACACAAGCGCAAAACCGTTTTAATAAGATCAGTAAACCAATAA
- a CDS encoding hemin-degrading factor, which translates to MSITMNLSIKDKWISFHKEHPRVRIRDAAKQLDTTEAGILASFAGSSVIRLNTEFTELWKRLPQLGYVMVLTRNESCVHERKGIFEEVSVNSKHVGVVVGKDIDLRMLFHCWAFAFAVFENEEAGFKKSIQVFDHQGTAIIKIFLQPNSDETAFDHLVRDFQEGLQTSALDILPAPAPPVYADANADIPSFVKAWGELKDTHDFFPLLRKYNISRHYALQVAGEFARKVSNDSVKLLLEHAANTQMEIMVFVSNHGNIQIHTGPVNKIVEIPGWINVMDPAFNLHLKLDHIADTWVVKKPTTDGTVHSLEIFNAAGELIVQFFGKRKPGSPELPEWTTFMNALQ; encoded by the coding sequence ATGAGTATTACAATGAACCTGTCTATAAAAGATAAATGGATCTCCTTCCACAAAGAGCATCCACGCGTAAGGATCCGTGACGCAGCGAAGCAGCTGGATACTACAGAAGCAGGCATACTGGCCTCTTTTGCAGGCAGCAGTGTCATTCGCCTCAATACAGAATTTACAGAACTGTGGAAGCGCCTGCCCCAGCTCGGCTACGTAATGGTGCTTACCCGCAATGAAAGCTGCGTTCATGAACGCAAAGGAATATTTGAAGAAGTAAGCGTCAACAGCAAGCATGTAGGTGTAGTGGTAGGTAAGGATATTGACCTCCGCATGTTGTTCCATTGCTGGGCATTTGCCTTTGCCGTGTTTGAGAACGAGGAGGCCGGATTTAAAAAGTCCATCCAGGTATTTGATCACCAGGGAACCGCCATCATAAAAATATTCCTGCAGCCCAACAGCGATGAGACCGCCTTTGATCACCTCGTACGTGATTTCCAGGAAGGGCTCCAAACATCCGCCTTAGATATATTGCCGGCACCTGCACCTCCCGTATATGCCGATGCCAATGCCGATATCCCGTCTTTTGTCAAAGCCTGGGGCGAATTGAAAGATACCCACGACTTCTTCCCCCTGCTCCGCAAATACAATATCTCCCGCCATTATGCCTTACAGGTAGCCGGAGAATTTGCCCGTAAAGTGAGTAATGACAGCGTGAAGCTGCTATTGGAGCACGCGGCCAATACCCAAATGGAGATCATGGTATTCGTGTCCAACCACGGTAATATCCAGATCCATACAGGCCCCGTCAACAAGATCGTCGAAATACCCGGCTGGATCAATGTCATGGACCCCGCCTTCAACCTGCATTTGAAGCTCGACCATATCGCCGATACCTGGGTCGTTAAAAAGCCCACCACCGACGGAACTGTCCATTCTCTCGAAATATTCAATGCAGCAGGAGAGCTCATCGTCCAGTTCTTTGGCAAGCGTAAGCCTGGCTCCCCTGAATTACCCGAATGGACCACCTTTATGAACGCCTTACAATAG
- a CDS encoding DUF6686 family protein: MCQYQTLFYDDKVGYVIRCLHCDNFQVGYGNVLINLYTPDFCDFVQWIKDCRIEDYGATDPGIKSIIIPTPCDGLKLFLSQRELKELHDMLDTADSEWRSQEMLQLFSKRSA; the protein is encoded by the coding sequence ATGTGCCAGTATCAGACCTTGTTTTATGACGATAAAGTAGGCTACGTGATCCGTTGCCTCCATTGCGACAATTTCCAGGTGGGGTATGGTAATGTATTGATCAACCTGTACACTCCCGATTTTTGCGATTTTGTGCAGTGGATCAAAGATTGCCGTATTGAGGATTATGGAGCAACTGATCCCGGTATCAAATCCATCATCATCCCTACCCCCTGCGATGGATTAAAGCTTTTCCTCAGCCAGCGTGAACTCAAAGAGTTGCACGATATGCTGGATACCGCCGATTCAGAATGGCGGTCCCAGGAAATGCTCCAGCTGTTTTCCAAAAGGTCTGCTTAA
- a CDS encoding MerR family transcriptional regulator — MNAFTIKDLENLSGIKAHTIRIWEQRYSFLKPRRTQTNIRYYNNDELKAILNIALLNKYGYKISHIDKMDADEVRQKLVSLSHVEAQQERLVNDMLQCMVDLNIDRFEDILNDHIKARGIDRTISYLIFPFLDKIGILWLTNHINPAQEHLVSNVIRQKLIVGIESTISHMVLDKTVILFLPEGEHHELGLLYMYYLLKNRGVQVIYLGANVPLRDLEFITNLKKPDYLYTHLTAMAGNFNFEKFFNQVHHKMPQMPVVISGQLAQNRFKKIPPGVHLKRSLTEVLEYVSAS; from the coding sequence ATGAATGCGTTTACCATCAAGGACCTGGAAAATTTATCAGGCATTAAAGCCCACACGATCCGGATTTGGGAACAGCGGTATTCCTTCCTCAAACCCCGGCGCACCCAAACCAATATCAGGTATTACAACAACGACGAGCTAAAGGCAATACTGAACATTGCCCTTCTTAATAAATATGGATACAAAATATCCCATATTGATAAGATGGATGCCGACGAGGTGCGGCAAAAGCTGGTTTCACTTTCTCACGTCGAAGCACAACAGGAGCGGCTCGTCAACGACATGCTCCAATGCATGGTCGACCTGAATATTGATAGATTCGAGGACATCCTCAATGATCATATCAAAGCCCGGGGGATCGACAGGACCATCAGCTACCTCATCTTTCCCTTCCTCGATAAGATCGGTATCCTCTGGCTTACCAATCATATCAACCCGGCCCAGGAGCACCTGGTATCAAATGTGATCAGGCAAAAGCTCATCGTAGGCATCGAGAGCACCATATCACATATGGTATTGGATAAAACGGTGATCCTGTTCCTCCCCGAGGGAGAACACCATGAACTGGGACTACTCTACATGTATTATTTATTAAAGAACCGGGGCGTACAGGTCATTTATTTAGGAGCAAATGTGCCTTTACGTGACCTTGAGTTCATCACCAATCTTAAAAAACCTGATTACCTCTACACACACCTCACTGCCATGGCCGGCAACTTTAATTTCGAGAAGTTCTTTAACCAGGTACACCATAAAATGCCCCAGATGCCCGTCGTTATTTCCGGGCAATTGGCACAAAACAGGTTCAAAAAAATACCCCCCGGCGTACACCTGAAAAGATCACTTACCGAGGTCCTGGAATACGTTTCGGCATCATGA
- a CDS encoding RNA polymerase sigma factor: MSTIEFNQMLVSNAEFLKPFAITLTRDTEAAKDLFQETLFRALANKDKYNVGTNIKAWLYTIMRNIFINNYRRKAKQNTIFDSTPNDFLLNHNQAVTANEAESTLRLKDIQHAIHNLPEIFRNPFLLYFDGFKYHEIAEMLDEPLGTIKSRIHFARKLLKTQMHRF, from the coding sequence ATGTCGACGATAGAATTTAATCAAATGCTGGTGAGCAATGCAGAGTTTTTAAAACCCTTCGCTATTACGCTTACACGTGACACAGAAGCAGCCAAAGATTTGTTCCAGGAAACTTTATTCAGGGCCTTAGCCAATAAAGATAAATACAATGTTGGTACCAACATTAAAGCATGGTTGTATACCATCATGCGCAATATCTTTATCAATAACTACCGCAGAAAGGCCAAGCAGAATACTATTTTTGATAGTACTCCCAATGATTTCCTGCTCAATCATAACCAGGCTGTAACAGCCAATGAAGCGGAAAGCACTTTACGGTTAAAAGACATTCAGCATGCCATACACAACCTGCCCGAAATATTCAGGAATCCTTTCCTGTTATACTTCGATGGGTTTAAGTACCATGAAATTGCTGAAATGCTCGACGAACCGCTCGGTACTATCAAGAGCCGGATCCACTTTGCACGCAAGTTGCTGAAAACGCAAATGCACCGGTTCTAA
- a CDS encoding phytoene desaturase family protein, which translates to MGKKAIVIGSGFAGMSAASFMAKAGWQVTVIEKQSGPGGRARQLQAQGFTFDRGPSWYWMPDVFERYFACFGKEVQQYYQLHRLDPSYRIYREQGFSDVPADLYEFKKMLDQWEPGAAGRLDAFLQEAAFKYKTGMQKLVFKPGQSITEFLDPAVITGIFRLDIFSSIKKHIHKYFKHPHIRQMLEFPILFLGALPENTPALYSLMNYADIIGGTWYPQGGMYSIVQAMHQLAVSLGVQFHFNENVVRIELETSTAKRVITENNAWEADVVIGGADYHFIENQLLPASHRSYSEKYWEERLLAPSSLLYYVGLNKRLENIRHHMLFFDVPFDRHAQEIYTTKEWPANPLFYVCASSVTDNTVAPAGGENLFFLVPVAAGLTGDDEALRERYFNLILRRFEQHIGQSVAASIVFRQSFANSNFVQDYNSFKGNAYGLANTLRQTAILKPSCRSKKVPNLFYTGQLTVPGPGVPPSLISGEVVAHEVLKHYSAT; encoded by the coding sequence GTGGGAAAAAAAGCGATCGTTATTGGAAGCGGTTTTGCCGGCATGTCGGCAGCCTCCTTTATGGCCAAAGCAGGATGGCAGGTAACCGTCATAGAAAAGCAATCCGGACCCGGTGGAAGGGCAAGGCAGCTACAGGCCCAGGGCTTTACTTTCGATAGAGGCCCCAGCTGGTACTGGATGCCCGATGTCTTTGAACGCTATTTCGCCTGCTTCGGAAAAGAAGTGCAGCAATACTACCAGCTCCACCGCCTAGATCCTTCTTACCGCATATACCGCGAGCAGGGATTCTCCGATGTACCCGCTGATCTCTACGAATTCAAGAAAATGCTCGATCAGTGGGAGCCAGGTGCTGCAGGCAGGCTGGATGCATTCCTGCAGGAAGCCGCTTTTAAATACAAAACAGGTATGCAAAAGCTGGTCTTCAAGCCTGGGCAGTCTATCACTGAATTCCTCGATCCCGCTGTCATCACAGGTATTTTCCGGCTCGATATATTCTCCTCCATTAAAAAGCACATCCACAAATATTTTAAGCATCCTCATATCCGGCAGATGCTGGAATTTCCCATCCTGTTCCTCGGAGCCTTACCAGAAAACACCCCCGCGCTCTACAGCCTCATGAATTATGCCGACATCATCGGTGGCACCTGGTATCCCCAGGGAGGCATGTACAGCATTGTGCAGGCCATGCACCAACTGGCCGTCAGTCTGGGCGTACAGTTTCATTTCAATGAAAACGTGGTGCGCATTGAACTGGAAACCTCCACCGCCAAAAGAGTGATCACCGAAAACAATGCCTGGGAAGCAGATGTCGTGATCGGAGGAGCAGATTACCACTTTATAGAAAATCAATTATTACCCGCAAGCCACCGCTCTTATTCCGAAAAGTATTGGGAGGAAAGGTTACTGGCCCCTTCTTCCTTGTTGTATTATGTGGGCCTCAACAAGCGACTGGAAAATATCCGCCACCACATGCTGTTCTTTGATGTTCCTTTCGACCGGCATGCGCAGGAAATATATACCACCAAAGAGTGGCCCGCCAATCCCCTCTTCTATGTTTGCGCTTCTTCCGTTACCGACAATACCGTAGCGCCTGCCGGTGGAGAAAACCTCTTCTTCCTGGTGCCCGTTGCTGCAGGGCTCACCGGTGATGACGAAGCCCTCCGGGAGCGTTATTTTAACCTGATACTGCGACGGTTTGAGCAACATATTGGTCAATCCGTAGCAGCATCGATTGTGTTCCGGCAATCTTTTGCCAACAGCAACTTCGTACAGGACTATAATTCCTTCAAGGGAAATGCATATGGACTGGCCAATACCTTACGGCAAACCGCAATCCTGAAGCCGTCATGCAGAAGCAAGAAAGTCCCCAACTTATTCTACACTGGTCAGCTTACCGTACCCGGTCCTGGCGTACCTCCTTCTCTCATTAGTGGCGAAGTAGTGGCCCATGAAGTGTTGAAGCATTATTCCGCTACCTGA
- a CDS encoding phytoene/squalene synthase family protein, with translation MRLFHEVSQRCSQITAQEYSTSFYAAIRLLHADLRNPICNIYGFVRFADEIVDTFHQHDKASLLAQFKTETYTAISRGISLNPILHSFQLTVNQFHVQHALIDAFFQSMETDLAQQHHDKMSYEQYIYGSAEVVGLMCLSVFCEGDQPLFQKLQPHARSLGAAFQKVNFLRDIKADLTTLNRSYFPGADFGNFTTCMKQEIEQDITNDFQHAFEGIRQLPWKARFGVYVAYKYYLSLFRKIRKVQPAEILEHRIRIPNYRKALILIRAGVKNQLNLI, from the coding sequence ATGCGTTTATTTCATGAGGTTAGCCAGCGCTGTAGTCAGATCACCGCCCAGGAATACAGTACATCATTCTATGCGGCAATCCGGCTGCTCCATGCCGATCTGCGCAATCCAATCTGCAATATCTATGGCTTTGTTCGTTTTGCCGACGAAATTGTCGATACTTTCCATCAGCACGATAAAGCATCCCTGCTGGCCCAATTTAAAACAGAGACTTACACTGCCATCAGCCGGGGCATTAGTCTCAATCCAATCCTGCACAGCTTTCAGCTTACCGTTAACCAATTCCATGTCCAACATGCCCTCATAGATGCTTTTTTTCAAAGCATGGAAACAGATCTGGCACAGCAGCACCACGATAAAATGAGCTATGAACAATATATCTATGGCAGCGCCGAAGTAGTAGGCCTCATGTGTCTCTCCGTATTTTGCGAAGGAGATCAGCCATTGTTTCAGAAGCTGCAGCCTCATGCCCGCTCACTGGGAGCCGCCTTTCAAAAGGTTAATTTCCTGCGCGATATAAAAGCCGATCTTACAACCCTCAACCGGAGTTATTTTCCCGGCGCAGATTTCGGTAACTTTACCACCTGTATGAAACAGGAAATTGAGCAGGATATTACCAACGATTTTCAGCATGCCTTTGAAGGTATACGCCAACTGCCCTGGAAGGCACGTTTTGGCGTCTATGTCGCCTATAAATATTACTTATCCCTGTTCAGGAAGATCAGGAAAGTACAGCCGGCTGAAATATTGGAGCACCGTATCCGTATTCCCAACTACCGGAAAGCACTGATCCTGATTCGTGCAGGTGTAAAAAATCAACTAAATTTAATATAG
- the idi gene encoding isopentenyl-diphosphate Delta-isomerase codes for MSTLNQVILVNEQDEEVGTMEKIEAHRKAVLHRAFSVFIFNNKGEMLLQQRALTKYHSGGLWTNACCGHPSPGELTANAAARRLQEEMGFTTELNELFNFTYRHAFDNGLTEYEFDHVFAGYWDAPVFPSQEEVNDYCLLSLEEIRNSLNAHPQQFTVWFRIVFPRVEAWARKMA; via the coding sequence ATGAGTACATTGAACCAGGTAATATTAGTGAATGAACAGGATGAAGAGGTAGGAACCATGGAAAAAATAGAAGCCCACCGGAAAGCCGTTTTGCACCGGGCATTCAGCGTATTTATTTTTAATAACAAAGGAGAAATGCTCCTGCAACAGCGCGCATTGACCAAATACCACAGCGGAGGCCTCTGGACAAATGCCTGTTGTGGACACCCGTCTCCGGGCGAATTGACCGCCAACGCTGCCGCACGCAGATTACAGGAAGAAATGGGCTTCACCACCGAACTCAATGAATTATTCAACTTTACTTATCGGCACGCTTTTGATAATGGCCTTACCGAATATGAGTTCGACCATGTTTTTGCCGGCTATTGGGATGCCCCCGTCTTTCCTTCCCAGGAGGAAGTGAATGATTATTGCCTGTTAAGCCTGGAAGAAATAAGGAATTCCCTGAATGCCCACCCACAGCAATTTACTGTATGGTTTCGCATCGTATTTCCACGCGTGGAAGCCTGGGCAAGAAAAATGGCTTGA
- a CDS encoding sterol desaturase family protein: protein MHWLLYIGILSGTFFVMEAITWLTHKFVMHGFLWSLHQDHHQPQPGFFEKNDAFFIIFAIPSFLCILFGSLDKIYWLQAIGFGIMAYGVAYFLIHDVIIHQRFKWFSRSNNTYIRAIRWAHKMHHRHLDKQDGESFGMLYVHKKYWAKVRRDKKLLENKR from the coding sequence ATGCATTGGTTATTGTACATCGGTATCCTGTCGGGCACTTTTTTCGTGATGGAAGCCATTACCTGGCTTACCCATAAGTTTGTGATGCATGGATTTCTCTGGAGCCTGCACCAGGATCACCACCAGCCACAACCCGGCTTCTTCGAGAAGAACGATGCCTTTTTTATCATCTTCGCCATTCCCAGTTTCCTGTGCATCCTCTTCGGCTCCCTCGACAAAATATATTGGTTGCAGGCTATCGGGTTTGGGATAATGGCCTATGGGGTTGCTTATTTCCTCATCCACGATGTGATCATCCACCAGCGCTTCAAATGGTTCAGCCGGTCCAACAATACCTATATCCGCGCCATCCGCTGGGCACATAAAATGCACCACAGGCACCTCGATAAGCAGGATGGCGAATCATTTGGCATGTTGTACGTGCATAAAAAATATTGGGCTAAAGTGCGCCGTGATAAAAAGCTGCTGGAAAATAAAAGGTGA
- a CDS encoding lycopene cyclase family protein, with amino-acid sequence MNRFHYIIAGAGCAGLSFLVRLLQTGQFSHKKILLIDKTPKTVNDRTWCFWEKEPGIFDPIVHKSWKRLRFYHLTYNASYDISPYTYKMIRAIDFYQYCLQIISEYPNVTIEYATIDHIENNRDGVILHTAQQSYSADHLFSSILLENPVLKNNQYYLLQHFKGWVIETKDPVFNAAEATLMDFRIDQQHGTAFVYVMPFSAHRALIEYTLFNDQVWSQEEYNEGLRKYISTILGTDDYAILEEESGIIPMTNYRFPTHQRCITFLGTAGGQTKASSGYTFQFIQKQTAQLVDAMVHNFKPIVETPFLSKRFHWYDATLLNILHNNKLPGDFIFKELFKNNKITDVLQFLDNETSLLREIKIITVLPKRVFIRAALQQLT; translated from the coding sequence GTGAACCGCTTCCACTATATCATAGCAGGTGCCGGATGCGCAGGATTGAGTTTCCTGGTAAGACTGCTGCAAACAGGCCAGTTCTCCCACAAGAAAATATTGCTCATTGACAAAACTCCCAAAACAGTTAATGACCGCACCTGGTGCTTTTGGGAAAAAGAGCCTGGTATTTTCGACCCCATTGTGCACAAAAGCTGGAAACGATTGCGGTTTTATCACCTCACTTATAATGCTTCTTACGATATTAGTCCCTACACCTATAAGATGATCAGGGCAATTGACTTTTATCAATACTGCCTGCAAATTATCAGCGAATACCCGAATGTGACCATCGAATATGCGACTATAGACCATATAGAAAATAACCGCGACGGAGTTATACTGCACACTGCCCAACAATCCTATTCCGCCGATCACCTGTTTAGCAGCATCCTGCTGGAGAATCCGGTATTAAAAAATAATCAATATTATCTGTTGCAGCATTTTAAAGGTTGGGTCATTGAAACAAAGGATCCAGTCTTCAATGCTGCCGAAGCAACCCTGATGGATTTCAGGATAGACCAGCAACACGGAACTGCGTTTGTTTACGTAATGCCTTTTTCAGCTCACCGGGCATTAATAGAGTATACTTTATTTAATGATCAGGTATGGAGCCAGGAAGAATACAATGAAGGCCTCAGGAAATACATCAGCACTATTCTTGGGACCGATGATTATGCTATCCTGGAAGAAGAATCAGGCATAATACCAATGACCAATTATCGCTTCCCTACCCACCAGCGTTGCATCACCTTCCTGGGCACTGCGGGAGGGCAAACAAAAGCCTCCAGTGGATATACCTTCCAATTTATTCAGAAACAAACGGCACAACTGGTTGATGCTATGGTGCATAATTTTAAGCCCATTGTAGAAACACCCTTCTTGTCAAAGCGATTTCATTGGTACGACGCTACATTGCTCAATATTCTCCATAATAACAAGCTTCCGGGTGATTTTATTTTTAAAGAACTCTTTAAAAATAATAAGATAACAGATGTATTACAATTCCTCGATAATGAAACGTCTCTCCTGCGGGAAATTAAAATAATTACTGTATTGCCTAAAAGGGTATTTATACGTGCTGCACTGCAACAACTAACATAA
- a CDS encoding T9SS type A sorting domain-containing protein, giving the protein MAQVNYTADNIVPPYNGTFSYGTNGGWYYTWDDKSLADIAAGNRIKNIKGLDSRTFRPPLPAWFLDYYSYDVRLSEFNYYRTLGVQELTVILNSPADKEIDSTWYERDGSPSATNECNQHSWMFKNMYTPIWDGGLNGTPYNDTNYCARYIYETVTRYKSYTKFWEVVNEPDFDQSQNAWKPRGQTGNWWENLPYPCALTNLRAPVFHYIRWLRIAYDVIKTVDPTAYVAPGGLGYIAFANILCKYTDNPVDGSVTPEYPKPGSAYFDVLSFHSYPQYALGQWSNANGGGFVYERHSDKAAEKFIGLKNDFDSIMRIYGYDGVQKPKKLYICTETNIPSKAFGTMIGSDQAQASYVIKSLVLSQKNDILQTYFFVLGDSKPLAQATDGFELMGLYQSLTDNGPVSGGPGYNHRFKSSGYAFKTVSNLLFNAKYDPVRTAAMNIPATLEGGAFRDNIGGYTYVIWAKTTRDLDESASGTYSFPAAMNVSTDMEKRAWDWSSTGTTTIVTSTNIPVTSSPILLSESFKVLAITDKPKPAPVNTEFAVNITPNPASSAASITFTLKSSAKVNVSIYNVEGRLITYAIAGRSFTGGTHVVRLPVEQLPNGVYYCRFTTEKSEEMRKFIIAR; this is encoded by the coding sequence ATGGCTCAGGTCAATTATACGGCCGATAATATTGTTCCACCCTACAATGGCACTTTCTCTTATGGCACCAACGGTGGTTGGTACTATACCTGGGATGACAAAAGCCTTGCTGATATTGCTGCCGGCAATAGAATTAAAAACATCAAAGGATTAGATAGCCGGACTTTCAGGCCTCCGTTGCCTGCCTGGTTCCTGGATTACTATTCTTATGATGTACGCCTGTCTGAATTTAATTATTACCGTACCCTCGGTGTGCAGGAATTGACAGTGATCCTTAATTCCCCCGCCGATAAAGAAATTGACAGCACCTGGTATGAAAGAGATGGCAGTCCCTCGGCCACCAACGAGTGCAACCAGCACTCCTGGATGTTTAAGAACATGTATACCCCCATCTGGGATGGCGGGCTCAATGGAACTCCTTACAATGATACCAATTATTGTGCACGCTATATATATGAAACTGTAACAAGGTATAAGTCCTACACCAAATTCTGGGAAGTGGTCAACGAGCCGGATTTTGACCAAAGTCAGAATGCATGGAAGCCACGTGGTCAGACAGGTAACTGGTGGGAGAACCTTCCCTATCCCTGCGCCCTGACCAATCTCCGGGCTCCCGTGTTTCATTATATCCGCTGGTTGCGCATTGCCTACGATGTCATTAAAACCGTAGACCCCACCGCCTATGTGGCGCCAGGTGGGCTCGGATATATCGCCTTTGCCAATATTTTATGTAAATACACCGATAATCCCGTTGATGGAAGTGTGACACCAGAATACCCCAAACCGGGCTCTGCTTATTTTGATGTACTCAGCTTTCATAGCTATCCCCAGTATGCATTGGGCCAATGGAGCAATGCGAACGGTGGTGGCTTTGTGTATGAACGCCATTCCGACAAGGCCGCTGAAAAGTTCATTGGCCTTAAAAATGATTTCGATAGCATCATGAGGATATATGGATATGATGGTGTACAAAAACCTAAGAAATTATACATCTGTACCGAAACCAATATCCCCTCCAAAGCTTTTGGCACCATGATAGGTTCCGATCAGGCCCAGGCCAGCTATGTGATAAAATCACTGGTGCTTAGCCAGAAAAATGATATCCTTCAAACCTATTTCTTTGTATTGGGCGACAGCAAGCCCCTGGCGCAGGCTACAGATGGGTTCGAATTGATGGGTCTCTACCAAAGCCTTACCGACAATGGACCTGTGAGCGGAGGGCCCGGCTACAATCATCGTTTTAAAAGCTCTGGTTATGCATTTAAAACAGTGTCCAACCTCCTCTTCAATGCTAAGTATGATCCCGTTCGAACGGCCGCTATGAACATTCCCGCCACATTGGAAGGAGGCGCCTTTCGCGATAACATTGGCGGATATACTTATGTGATATGGGCTAAAACAACGCGTGATCTTGATGAAAGTGCCTCTGGTACCTATTCATTTCCTGCTGCGATGAACGTTTCCACAGATATGGAAAAAAGAGCCTGGGATTGGAGTTCGACTGGCACTACCACCATTGTTACTTCAACCAATATTCCAGTAACCAGTTCGCCCATCCTGCTGTCAGAAAGTTTTAAAGTATTGGCCATTACCGACAAACCCAAGCCTGCACCTGTCAATACAGAGTTTGCCGTAAACATTACACCCAATCCGGCTTCCTCGGCAGCATCGATCACGTTTACCCTGAAAAGCAGCGCTAAGGTCAATGTATCCATTTACAATGTAGAAGGCAGGTTGATCACTTATGCAATTGCCGGCCGCTCTTTTACCGGCGGCACACATGTAGTGCGCCTGCCTGTAGAGCAATTACCCAATGGAGTGTATTATTGCCGGTTTACAACCGAAAAGTCCGAAGAAATGAGAAAATTCATCATCGCACGATAA